The genome window CCAGCGTGTTCAGATCCTGACGCGCGAAGATGCCGTGCGGATGCGCAATTCCAGCTGTGCTCGGTGCAACAGTTTCCGGTGCACCGGCCAGAATCGCACACAGACCACACTGCCAGCGAGGCTTGTAACGCTGGGGGGCATCACCACCTTCGTAGACAGCACTGAATTGACGAACGTCCATTCCGTCCTTGTCGAAAATCACCACACCACCCGGCGTGGTCAAGGTCGGAGGCAGCTGAGGCGCTGCGCCCATATTGCTGGGGAACCCCCAGTTACCCTTGGCACCCATGAAGGAGGATGCCATCAGGCCGTCACCAACATCGATGAAATCATCAGTGCCGGACAGCGCATCGGTACGCGGATCAAAACCACCTGAAATCACCAGGCCACACATGTTGTCGTAGGCCGGATCTGTACCCATGCTGGTTTCATCATAACGAATCACTGCGCTGGTCACGTCTCCGCCGACGATGGTACCGTCAATCGGACGAACGTTCATCGGGTCATTGACGTTACAACCAAACACATTGGCAGAAATCAGGCCGCCGGCAAACAACAGCTTGTCGCCCGTATCTTCGTCGATAGAGATGAATGCGTTAGTGTGATGAGACTCGTTGGCGAACTGTGAAGTAATACCACCCTGAAACAGGCCACCTGTTCCAGCTGTCGGTACAGGCACAATACTGCCATCTGTCACACTGCTATCGAGGCCAAACTCAACTTCGGCCAACAGGTGGGCATTCAGTACTGGCGGCAACTGAACCGTGTTGGCCACTGCACCGTAATTGTAAATATCACTTCGGGTCGCATTAATGACAGCAATAAAATCACCGTCAGGGGTGCCGGTGGTTGCCGCGCCCTTGCCGTTAACTTCATAGTTGGGATCGTAATCGTTGTCTAGTGCTGCTCCGTCCATGGTCTGCCAACCGCCTTTATCACCGGTCCAGACCATCAAGTACTTGGCTGCGTGGGCAGAACCAGCCATGACCATGGCGGAACCGACCGCGACAGCAAGTGCCGTCTGCTTAATCGTTTTCAATTTCATTGTTGGGTACCCTCCCACTTGACGTGGATTGTTTGGTAAACCAGCACCCGTCTAGTGGACAGGCGCCATTCAGCAAACAGTACTATTGCAATGGCCGGGCCAACTTGATTTCCACACTTAAAACAGAGGGTTATATGACTTACTGTCTCCGTGAGGCGACGCTTGATAATATCTGGCTCATAGTGTAAATAATTCCGACATGACAAATATTTTCAAATCACTGCCAGTTATAGAAATAGTGATTTTTATTTATATTATTCATGGAATTAGTGACTATATAGACATTGATTTATATCCGCTCTTGCCAAGCCCGCTCAAGCCAAAATCTGATCAGAACAAGTATGCAGTTAACAATAAATCGTTTAAATACAATTAAATAATTGTATCAAACATGTAAACAAATGCGACGGAGGGCATGACCATGCTGCCAGTCTGTCATGTCATGTACGTCAATGCTTCCAGTCAACGGAGCATTTGCTCATGAAGAAAAATGTGGGCGGGACACACTTCACTGCAAAAAAAACCCGCTTGAAAAGCGGGCTTTTTCAGCTTTCCGGTAACCGCCGGGAAGGCTCTCATTCGGCGGAACGGCAACCCCCGAATCCGAACAGTGAGTAGGCCGGACACCAGCCCACAATACCGGTCAGCAGCGGCACAACGCCAATCAGACCCCAGGGATAAAGTATCCCGGTCCATGGACCAGCAAAGGTCAGCCCTACCAGTGCAGCGCCCGCAACAATACGAATGACTCGTTCAACCCCACATACATTTGCCATGATTTACACCTCGCAACAGCATTTCGGTTATCAGGTGTCAGTAACTATACAAAGCTGGCATACGGGGCTGCAGTGACTAAATCACATAACCCCGCTGTTTCGGGTCAGTGTACTGCTTCCCAGACGCGAGTCAGCGCCTCAGGCCTGATAACCTCTACCGCCCCACGGTGTACAGCGATAAAGCCCTCTTTTTCGAATACCTTCAGCTGACGGCTGACCACTTCACGCGCCGTACCCAGCTCACTGGCAAGCTGCTGGTGAGTTGCCGATACCGACCCCGGCTGATTACCGCATCGATCCACAAGATGCT of Thiogranum longum contains these proteins:
- a CDS encoding YgaP family membrane protein — its product is MANVCGVERVIRIVAGAALVGLTFAGPWTGILYPWGLIGVVPLLTGIVGWCPAYSLFGFGGCRSAE